A stretch of the Lactuca sativa cultivar Salinas chromosome 9, Lsat_Salinas_v11, whole genome shotgun sequence genome encodes the following:
- the LOC111896419 gene encoding peroxidase N1 → MEVFSNNKIPLLFLVLLATLTTLAQGQGTRIGFYQTSCPRVEAIVQSAVAAADRANAGVPPGLVRMFFHDCFVNGCDASILLNGPSTERTAPPNSLLRGFEIIDAAKTELERVCPGVVSCADILAIAARDSVLLAGGIARWAVPLGRRDGLVSRAADTANLPAFNDAVDVQIRKFAEKGLNTQDLVTLSGAHTIGTAACALFSYRLYNFNNTNGPDPSINQAFLPTLRNLCPNGGDGSRRVALDTGSQNRFDNSYYANLRNRRGVLESDQVLWSNPTTQRLVQRFLGVRGLLGLTFNVEFARSMVRMGNIEVKTGTQGEIRRVCSAIN, encoded by the exons ATGGAGGTTTTTTCTAATAACAAAATACCCCTCCTCTTTCTTGTCTTGTTAGCCACCTTGACCACCTTGGCACAAGGCCAAGGCACCCGAATTGGCTTCTACCAGACCTCATGCCCAAGAGTTGAAGCCATTGTGCAGTCTGCAGTTGCAGCAGCTGATCGGGCCAACGCAGGAGTCCCACCAGGTTTGGTTAGAATGTTTTTTCACGATTGTTTTGTTAATGGCTGTGACGCCTCTATCCTACTCAATGGTCCTTCTACTGAGAGAACTGCTCCACCCAATTCTCTATTGAGAGGCTTCGAGATTATCGATGCTGCAAAGACGGAACTCGAAAGGGTTTGTCCTGGGGTCGTCTCCTGTGCTGATATTCTTGCTATCGCTGCCCGTGATTCTGTGCTTCTG GCTGGGGGAATTGCGCGTTGGGCAGTGCCATTAGGTCGTAGAGATGGATTGGTGTCACGTGCAGCCGATACTGCAAATCTTCCTGCTTTCAATGACGCCGTTGATGTCCAAATCAGGAAGTTTGCTGAGAAAGGTCTTAACACCCAAGATCTTGTTACCCTTTCTG GAGCACACACCATTGGGACAGCAGCCTGTGCATTATTCAGCTACAGGCTATACAACTTCAACAACACCAATGGACCCGACCCATCTATAAACCAAGCCTTCCTTCCCACACTCCGAAACCTGTGCCCCAACGGAGGAGATGGTTCAAGGCGTGTGGCTTTAGATACAGGAAGCCAAAACAGGTTTGACAATTCATACTATGCAAACCTGAGGAACCGGAGAGGTGTACTTGAATCTGATCAAGTGCTATGGAGCAACCCAACAACACAAAGGTTAGTGCAACGGTTTCTTGGAGTTAGGGGACTCCTTGGATTGACTTTTAACGTTGAGTTTGCAAGATCAATGGTGAGGATGGGTAATATTGAGGTGAAAACTGGGACTCAAGGAGAAATTCGTCGGGTTTGTAGTGCAATTAATTGA